The following proteins are encoded in a genomic region of Ostrea edulis chromosome 7, xbOstEdul1.1, whole genome shotgun sequence:
- the LOC125656988 gene encoding E3 ubiquitin-protein ligase Midline-1-like, whose protein sequence is MHPRRSAQEVLLCDLCETVPLQSHCELCNINLCGNCAVKHLSDSSKRHNVVPFLHRKSTPNYPKCPDHADKHCEIYCEKCGVPVCSTCALFGKHKGHDVSDILEKFSAKTESLQKDLIELETRIYPRYKEMASNVETEKAELETKYGKLTTDADEQGEILHREITAIVNRQKSAIAEMKTKHLDALNKNTEEITQKMAELKQIMSDLKSILKSNDVSLTSSYKSRNSQFRTLPPKVRVTLPSFSPQKINKDQLNEMFGSLSPFSINTEHGDTMKSAEAVSSPPVKPLLDEPRVTATIDTGYRPYSVSCLSEDQVWTCGNNDTMKLLNLQSELLTSIQTKSGRRPEDIAVTRNGDLVYTDYGDKTINLIKNKQIQTVITLQGWIPFRQGWRPRYVCCTVDNDLLVTMVSDDRKQSKVVRYSGSTEKQSIQFDDQGRPLYSSDNNYKYISENKNLDICVADWGASAVVVVNQSGKLRFRYTGHPSNTEQSFSPVGITTDSQSHILTADYYNDRIHILDQDGQFLRYIHCDLDRPLGLCVDIRDNLFVAECLTAKVKKIQYL, encoded by the coding sequence ATgcatccccggcgcagtgctcaggaagtcctactgtgtgacctctgtgaaactgtccccctacagagtcactgtgaactttgtaatataaatctctgtgGTAACTGTGCAGTAAAGCATCTCTCAGACTCGTCTAAAAGACACAATGTCGTGCCGTTTTTACACAGAAAGTCTACTCCTAACTACCCAAAATGTCCAGACCACGCCGATAAACACTGTGAAATTTACTGTGAAAAATGTGGCgttcctgtctgttctacctgcgcCTTATTTGGAAAACATAAAGGTCACGATGtatcagatattctggaaaaattcagcgctaaaacagaaagtttacaaaaagatctAATAGAACTCGAGACAAGAATTTACCCGCGATATAAAGAAATGGCGTCTAATGTCGAAACCGAGAAAGCCGAGTTAGAAACAAAATACGGGAAACTGACGACAGATGCCGATGAACAAGGAGAAATCCTACACCGGGAGattaccgccattgtcaaccgacAGAAATCCGCCATTGCggagatgaaaactaaacatctggacgcgctaaataaaaatacagaagaaatcacacagaaaatggcggaactcaaacagatcatgtccgacttgaaatcaatcctaaaatcaaatgacgtctccttaacctctagttacaaatctaggaattcccaatttagaacattaccgcctaaagtccgagttACATTACCGAGTTTctctcctcagaaaataaacaaagatcagcttaatgaaatgtttggttctctgtcgccattctccattaacacagaacatggcgacacaatgaagtcagcagaagctgtatcgtctcctccagtcaaaccactgcttgatgagccgcgcgtcaccgccaccatagacactgggtatagaccatacagtgttagctgtctgagtgaagatcaagtctggacatgcgGGAATAACGACaccatgaagctgctcaacctccagagtgaactactgacatcaatacaaaccaagtcagggagACGACCAgaggacatagcagtgacacggaacggagatcttgtttatactgactatggagataaaactataaacttaattaagaataaacagatacagaccgtgatcacactacaggggtggataCCCTTTAGACAGGGGTGGAGACCTCGCTATGTCTGCTGTACCGTGGAtaacgacctcctggttaccatggtcagtgatgatagaaaacaatccaaagtcgtgcgttactccggctccacagagaaacaaagcattcagtttgatgatcagggtcgtcctctctactcaTCTGATAACAACTATAAATACATCagtgagaacaagaacctggatatctgtgtggctgactggggcgctagtgcagtagtggtggtcaatcagtcaggaaaactccgatttagatacactggtcatccctctaataccgagCAATCATTTAGTCCagtcggcatcactacagacagccagagtcacatcctgacagcagactatTACAAtgaccgtatccacatcctagatcaggacggacagttcctccgttacattcactgtgatttagaCCGTCCAttaggtttatgtgtggacatcagagacaacctctttgtggctgagtgtctcactgctaaagtgaagaaaatccaatatctataa